In Fusarium oxysporum Fo47 chromosome VII, complete sequence, the following proteins share a genomic window:
- a CDS encoding flavo protein — MKEFSSATRQLLGVSSKRLFSTSQSYLSWSGAQDQVQENALPSLESTRPRRIVVGITGATGAPYAIRILTLLHHLGVETHLIISKWALATLKYETSMTEADIRGLASRSYTAKDLSAPIASGSFQHDGMMIVPCSMKTLAAVRSGYCDDLISRAADVTLKEDRKLLLAIRETPLSSIHLENMLALRRANAIIFPPVPAFYTRPGGIDDIVDQSAGRMLDMMGIFTDGFERWEGFKKAQTEM; from the exons ATGAAAGAATTCTCTTCCGCCACACGCCAACTTCTTGGAGTGTCTTCAAAAAG GTTGTTCTCCACAAGCCAATCGTACTTGAGCTGGAGTGGAGCACAAGACCAGGTTCAAGAGAATGCCCTCCCATCTTTGGAATCAacaaggccgaggaggatCGTTGTCGGAATTACAGGTGCAACAGGTGCCCCGTACGCCATCCGCATCTTAActcttcttcaccacctGGGCGTGGAgactcatctcatcattaGCAAATGGGCATTAGCCACACTGAAATACGAAACATCCATGACCGAAGCTGATATTCGAGGCCTTGCGAGTAGATCATACACGGCAAAAGATCTCTCGGCACCAATCGCTTCAGGATCCTTCCAGCATGACGGAATGATGATTGTTCCCTGCAGCATGAAAACTCTTGCTGCAGTACGATCTGGTTACTGCGATGACCTAATATCAAGAGCCGCCGATGTTACACTCAAGGAAGATCGCAAACTACTCCTAGCTATTCGGGAAACACCTTTGAGTTCTATTCATCTTGAGAATATGCTTGCTCTTCGTCGTGCTAACGCCATCATCTTCCCTCCTGTTCCGGCTTTCTATACCAGGCCTGGGGGTATCGACGATATTGTCGATCAAAGTGCTGGAAGGATGTTGGATATGATGGGAATATTCACTGATGGGTTTGAGCGATGGGAGGGGTTCAAGAAAGCTCAGACTGAGATGTAG
- a CDS encoding Mss4-like protein yields MSSGHCLCGGVKVEVSGDPVAVVLCHCLDCRKTSGSTHGLNWVVPGDLVQLEGPSKTFTKLSKAGNPVTNTFCPTCGTTVFRDGPAAPGIKFVKAGIFDDPELLATIKPQGEIFVSRRPVWMSPIEGASQKKEMME; encoded by the exons ATGTCTTCTGGTCATTGTCTTTGTGGTGGAGTCAAAGTCGAGGTCTCGGGTGACCCTGTCGCCGTT GTCTTGTGCCATTGTTTGGATTGCCGCAAAACATCTGGTAGCACTCATGGCCTCAATTGGGTTGTCCCTGGTGATCTGGTTCAACTTGAGGGACCGTCGAAGACGTTCACAAAGCtgagcaaggctggcaaTCCTGTTACGAATACATTCTGCCCTACCTGCGGTACTACAGTGTTTCGTGATGGCCCTGCTGCTCCTGGTATCAAATTTGTCAAGGCGGGTATCTTTGATGATCCCGAGCTCTTGGCTACCATCAAGCCTCAAGGAGAGATCTTCGTGTCTCGACGCCCGGTCTGGATGTCCCCCATTGAAGGTGCTTCTcagaagaaggaaatgaTGGAGTGA
- a CDS encoding Alpha/Beta hydrolase protein has translation MFNFACFIAWLLLVFAVDAKSPSTSSLGPRGPPTVTIKNGTLSGIFNSHYDQEFFLGIPYAAPPVNDLRLRKPQPAQPWAGIRKSESYGARCLRNDIRLAGFSQNVTDPVSEDCLHINIIRPATQRSPLPVLVWIHGGAFQEGSASDGRTNGTFLVQTSVEMGTPIIFVSFNYRLGAFGFLGGLEIEAVGVSNIALYDQRQALHWIQENIGYFGGDASQVTIMGQSAGAMSVGFHLLAFGGRNDGLFNAAIAQSGGPYTVPVLSREISDREADFNMVLNKTGCSDSKDSLNCLRAAPAELLQQAGSLLTPSFVVDGGIITAPSEELLHSGRFAKVPLLIGSTRNEGTSLLQQILGTTGSFETEEHFKSFIKTSWIRGPINDTVAQHWAQLYAQEINTPSTAGLGTVKPNPGPKYGNYYGQATLWLGDMTFTAGRRFATQAWARENVPSYSFLFDGVPANMDPDTLGAAHFSDVAYTFRDTEGFGWEINPFPAEPTLKEKHVKLAELMSRMWISFATKRNPNFHNVSDFHTTWPTYTNKRPVNMVFETTQSHLQADDWRAEAISMMSLVPGTHPTRGNNNC, from the exons ATGTTTAATTTTGCCTGTTTTATAGCATGGCTGCTCCTGGTCTTTGCAGTTGACGCCAAGTCGCCGTCAACTTCCTCGTTAGGACCCCGAGGCCCTCCAACTGTGACCATCAAGAATGGCACCTTGAGTGGCATTTTTAATAGCCACTACGACCAGGAGTTCTTTCTCGGTATACCCTATGCGGCGCCGCCTGTAAATGACCTCCGTCTGCGCAAACCCCAGCCTGCACAACCTTGGGCCGGCATTCGGAAGTCAGAGTCATATGGAGCGCGCTGCCTTAGAAACGATATTCGACTGGCTGGATTTAGTCAAAACGTCACAGACCCGGTCAGCGAAGATTGTCTCCACATCAACATTATACGGCCAGCAACCCAGCGTTCACCACTTCCCGTGCTCGTATGGATACATGGGGGGGCATTCCAGGAGGGCAGCGCCAGCGACGGCAGGACCAATGGAACCTTTCTCGTGCAGACATCCGTGGAGATGGGAACACCAATCATTTTCGTCAGCTTCAATTATCGTCTCGGTGCTTTTGGCTTTCTGGGTGGCCTGGAAATAGAGGCGGTTGGCGTATCTAATATTGCCCTTTACGACCAACGGCAGGCTCTCCATTGGATTCAAGAAAACATCGGATATTTTGGCGGAGATGCATCACAGGTTACGATAATGGGCCAGTCAGCTGGTGCTATGTCAGTCGGATTTCATCTCCTCGCCTTCGGAGGCCGAAACGATGGTCTCTTCAATGCCGCAATCGCACAAAGTGGAGGTCCCTATACGGTACCGGTTCTCAGCCGTGAGATATCGGATCGAGAAGCCGATTTCAATATGGTACTGAACAAAACTGGTTGTTCAGACTCTAAAGACTCACTGAATTGTCTACGCGCAGCTCCCGCTGAGTTATTGCAACAAGCTGGTTCTCTCTTGACACCTTcatttgttgttgatggcggaATAATTACAGCACCTAGCGAAGAGCTCTTACACTCGGGCCGCTTTGCTAAAGTACCTTTACTCATTGGCTCGACGAGGAATGAGGGAACATCTCTACTGCAGCAAATATTGGGTACGACGGGCTCATTTGAGACTGAGGAGCACTTCAAATCGTTCATCAAGACTTCTTGGATAAGAGGCCCAATTAATGATACAGTCGCCCAACATTGGGCGCAACTGTACGCTCAGGAAATCAATACTCCTTCGACAGCTGGTCTAGGTACTGTGAAGCCGAACCCCGGTCCAAAGTACGGCAACTATTATGGCCAGGCAACGTTGTGGCTGGGTGACATGACATTCACTGCTGGAAGGCGTTTTGCAACCCAAGCATGGGCTAGAGAAAACGTGCCGAGCTATAGTTTCTTATTCGACGGTGTACCAGCAAACATGGATCCAGATACGCTTGGAGCTGCCCACTTTTCAGATGTGGCATATACGTTTAGGGACACGGAAGGCTTTGGCTGGGAGATAAACCCTTTCCCAGCCGAGCCTACCCTGAAGGAGAAACATGTCAAACTCGCCGAACTCATGAGCCGAATGTGGATCAGCTTTGCAACCAAGCGGAATCCGAACTTCCACAATG TATCCGATTTTCATACGACTTGGCCAACATATACTAATAAACGCCCCGTTAATATGGTTTTTGAGACTACTCAAAGCCATTTACAGGCTGATGACTGGCGAGCCGAAGCAATCAGCATGATGTCTCTTGTGCCGGGTACTCATCCAACGAGAGGTAATAACAATTGTTAG
- a CDS encoding 3-octaprenyl-4-hydroxybenzoate carboxy-lyase-domain-containing protein codes for MFRLTHHQILSSLKPTSIRGRLYSSKASLNSNQGDPQLDFRSFVEVLRKDGDLADIYQEVDPNLEVGAVVRRVSETNAKAPLFHNVKGTRNGLWKMFGNAASLRNDSKFRYGRIARSLGLPPDSNWKDILEKMRLATTRDPLPPNILSTGQCKQNKIFGDDIDLTNLPVPLLHQGDGGKYLQTWGVHILETPDKSWTNWSVFRGMVHDKRRLSCLVIPGQHNSMIRDQWLKLGKDEVPWALSLGAPPAATIAASIPIPPGVSERDYVSSLAGKPLDMVKCELSDLLVPANSEIILEGTFSLKDKALEGPFEDYIGMHFEGEAGNQPLFTVDAITYRDGAILPVSVPGRLTDESHTTASMASVQLLEALQQHDLPIKDAVAPLETLATWCILQVDSKKLAEMKTNPDELCTTIGNIAFNSKATMLINRILLIGDDVDIHDWADVIWAYTSRCRPGIDEYVFDEVMGLPLTPYRKYGRGSSVKGGKMVSNCLLVMEYDGGRIFRSVDFRSSYPPELQEKIEGRWTEMGFDAV; via the exons ATGTTCCGATTAACCCACCATCAGATTCTGTCATCTTTAAAACCTACATCAATCAGGGGTCGCCTTTATTCTAGCAAAGCATCACTAAACTCGAATCAAGGCGACCCGCAACTTGACTTCCGCAGCTTTGTGGAGGTCCTTCGCAAAGATGGAGATCTTGCCGATATTTATCAGGAAGTTGACCCCAATCTCGAAGTTGGGGCGGTTGTGAGAAGAGTTAGTGAAACCAACGCTAAGGCGCCGCTTTTCCACAACGTTAAAGGCACTCGAAATGGCCTGTGGAAGATGTTTGGAAACGCTGCCAGCCTTCGAAATGACAGCAAGTTCCGATACGGTCGAATTGCACGTAGCCTCGGTCTTCCCCCTGACTCAAATTGGAAGGATATCCTCGAAAAGATGCGCCTTGCTACAACTCGAGACCCCTTACCTCCAAATATTCTTTCGACGGGCCAATGCAAGCAAAATAAAATCTTTGGCGACGACATAGATCTCACGAATTTACCAGTTCCGCTGCTGCATCAAGGTGATGGCGGCAAATATCTTCAAACCTGGGGAGTACATATCTTAGAGACACCAGATAAATCATGGACGAACTGGTCTGTCTTTCGAGGCATGGTCCATGACAAGAGACGTTTGTCATGTCTCGTCATTCCAGGACAACACAACTCTATGATCAGGGATCAGTGGCTGAAACTTGGAAAAGATGAGGTCCCCTGGGCTTTATCTCTTGGCGctccaccagcagcaaccaTTGCTGCATCGATTCCTATACCCCCTGGTGTTTCGGAGAGAGATTACGTGAGCTCACTCGCTGGAAAGCCACTTGACATGGTGAAATGCGAATTGAGTGATCTTCTCGTACCCGCAAATAGCGAGATCATCCTTGAAGGCACATTTTctctcaaggacaaggctcTTGAAGGCCCATTTGAGGATTACATTGGTATGCACTTTGAGGGTGAAGCTGGCAATCAGCCCCTCTTCACCGTGGATGCTATCACCTATCGCGATGGTGCCATTCTGCCCGTTTCTGTGCCCGGCCGGCTGACAGACGAATCG CACACAACGGCTTCCATGGCGTCAGTCCAGTTATTGGAGGCGTTGCAACAACATGATCTTCCAATCAAAGACGCAGTCGCCCCCCTGGAGACCCTTGCAACTTGGTGCATACTACAGGTTGACAGTAAGAAGCTTGccgagatgaagacgaaCCCTGATGAACTCTGCACAACTATAGGCAACATAGCCTTCAATTCTAAGGCAACCATGCTAATTAATCGCATCTTATTGATCGGGGACGACGTGGACATACATGACTGGGCAGATGTCATATGGGCATACACGTCCCGTTGCCGACCAGGTATTGACGAATATGTGTTTGACGAGGTGATGGGTCTTCCACTTACTCCATATCGGAAATACGGTCGTGGAAGTTCTGTTAAGGGAGGCAAAATGGTATCTAACTGCCTTTTAGTTATGGAATACGATGGAGGAAGAATTTTTAGATCTGTGGATTTTCGATCTTCGTATCCGCCAGAGCTTCAGGAGAAGATTGAAGGGAGGTGGACGGAAATGGGCTTTGATGCAGTTTAG
- a CDS encoding uncharacterized protein (expressed protein), protein MHNEVEDIMRLKQWVAEPQNKARYSDYKYAGIGAVVEGGWPIPVMKKELESVPQGEKVLDAIVSAWPKINTGHDAKPFVQQQINQHGASYIKMFHELGDTLGMKLPSPSIDVQNAIVKAAHDAGVIAVGHALSYSGAMDLLEAGVDGFTHIFLDEPPNDHFIKIMKSRNVHCNPTLSLCASQTAERQEWQQTFRRDPFARSMLIEKTFEKPLGLAKAERPRAGVQHAYETTRKLYQAGIPLIAGSDCAGQGFGVAYGLGVHIEMYLFAHEIGMSPEDVLKSATSTTAARFGFEDRGEISVGKKADLALVEGDIADVLSDPKNRCLPIVGVWRDGVLASIYERGYPEFVQIFDTDI, encoded by the exons ATGCATAACGAAGTGGAAGATATCATGCGGCTGAAACAG TGGGTTGCCGAGCCGCAAAACAAGGCCAGGTACTCGGATTATAAGTACGCTGGAATCGGAGCGGTTGTCGAAGGAGGATGGCCTATCCCCGTCATGAAGAAGGAACTGGAGTCAGTTCCTCAGGGCGAGAAAGTTCTAGACGCCATCGTCTCGGCCTGGCCCAAAATAAATACAGGTCATGATGCAAAACCATTTGTCCAACAGCAGATCAATCAGCATGGCGCATCATATATCAAGATGTTTCACGAACTGGGAGACACTCTCGGCATGAAACTACCGTCACCTTCTATAGATGTGCAAAACGCTATAGTAAAAGCCGCTCATGACGCGGGAGTCATTGCTGTTGGTCATGCCCTCAGCTATAGTGGCGCCATGGATCTCCTCGAGGCTGGAGTCGACGGCTTCACGCATATTTTCCTAGACGAACCTCCCAATGACCACTTCATCAAGATTATGAAGTCGCGCAATGTTCATTGCAACCCAACGCTGAGCTTATGTGCATCGCAAACCGCCGAGCGACAGGAATGGCAGCAAACATTCAGAAGGGACCCCTTTGCTCGGAGTATGCTGATTGAGAAAACATTCGAGAAGCCACTTGGACTAGCCAAGGCAGAGCGCCCAAGAGCCGGTGTACAGCACGCGTATGAAACCACGCGAAAGCTGTACCAGGCAGGTATCCCTTTGATAGCAGGCAGTGACTGTGCTGGTCAAGGGTTCGGTGTAGCATATGGTCTTGGCGTACATATTGAGATGTACCTTTTTGCCCATGAGATCGGCATGTCGCCCGAAGATGTCCTCAAATCTGCTACGTCTACTACAGCTGCTCGGTTTGGGTTCGAGGATAGAGGAGAGATTTCGGTTGGAAAGAAGGCAGATTTGGCGCTTGTCGAGGGTGACATTGCTGATGTACTATCTGATCCAAAGAACCGCTGTTTGCCAATCGTGGGTGTTTGGAGAGATGGTGTTCTGGCGTCTATTTATGAGCGGGGTTATCCTGAATTTGTGCAAATATTTGATACGGATATCTGA